The Polycladomyces zharkentensis genome includes a window with the following:
- a CDS encoding aminopeptidase: protein MQDPRLSQLAKVLVHHSCRVKQGDNVLIDVFGPDHDLVRALIPEIRAAGGYPFVQLHNHALIRAMLLDTDEEHMKRLGEIGLYQMKRMDCYIGIRGGQNVSELSDVPADHMKWFMEHFNHPVHTEQRVKHTRWVILRYPNPSMAQLANMSTEAFEDFYFRVCTLDYGRMAKAMEPLVKRMEEAKEVRIVGPGTDLTFSIEGMPAIPCHGQCNIPDGEVYTAPVRNSVNGTITFNTPTVYHGVNFENVRLRFVDGKIVEATANDTKRLNEILDTDEGARYIGEFSLGFHPYIRHPMKDILFDEKIDGSFHFTPGSAYEDCDNGNRSAIHWDMVSIQREDYGGGEIYFDGELIRKNGRFVVPDLEPLNPENLG, encoded by the coding sequence ATGCAAGATCCGCGGTTATCGCAATTGGCAAAAGTATTGGTGCATCATTCGTGCAGGGTGAAACAGGGTGATAACGTGTTGATTGACGTGTTTGGTCCGGACCATGATCTCGTACGGGCGTTGATCCCGGAAATCCGCGCGGCCGGTGGCTATCCGTTTGTTCAACTACATAACCATGCGTTGATCCGGGCGATGTTGCTGGACACCGATGAGGAGCACATGAAGCGTCTGGGCGAAATCGGCCTGTATCAGATGAAACGGATGGATTGCTATATCGGCATTCGCGGCGGGCAAAACGTCAGCGAGCTGTCCGACGTTCCGGCTGACCATATGAAGTGGTTCATGGAACATTTCAACCATCCCGTCCACACCGAACAGCGGGTGAAACACACGCGGTGGGTGATATTGCGTTATCCCAATCCGTCAATGGCCCAACTGGCCAATATGAGCACGGAGGCATTTGAAGATTTTTATTTCCGCGTCTGCACGTTGGACTACGGGCGGATGGCCAAAGCGATGGAACCGTTGGTGAAGCGGATGGAAGAGGCCAAGGAAGTGCGGATTGTCGGTCCGGGGACCGATCTGACTTTCTCCATCGAGGGTATGCCGGCCATTCCTTGTCACGGACAGTGCAACATTCCCGACGGGGAAGTGTATACCGCTCCCGTCCGTAACTCCGTGAACGGGACGATCACGTTCAATACGCCGACGGTGTATCACGGGGTGAATTTCGAGAACGTCCGCTTGCGCTTTGTCGACGGCAAAATCGTGGAAGCGACGGCCAATGACACCAAGCGGTTGAACGAGATTCTGGATACGGACGAAGGCGCACGCTACATCGGGGAATTCAGCTTGGGTTTCCACCCGTACATCCGGCACCCGATGAAGGATATCCTCTTTGACGAAAAGATCGACGGCAGTTTCCACTTCACGCCGGGAAGCGCCTATGAGGATTGCGACAACGGCAACCGTTCGGCGATTCATTGGGACATGGTTTCGATTCAACGGGAGGACTACGGCGGAGGGGAAATCTACTTCGACGGTGAATTGATCCGCAAAAATGGCCGTTTCGTCGTGCCGGATTTGGAACCGCTCAACCCTGAAAACCTGGGGTGA
- a CDS encoding GAF domain-containing protein, with amino-acid sequence MFHFEKIEGDRASRYEHLLKQVGHLVEGERDMVANLANTASLLYLSLEQVNWAGYYLNRGDELVLGPFMGKPACIRIPFGKGVCGTAASERRTQLVRDVLKFPGHIACDAATRSEIVVPMFKDDQLVAVLDIDSPIEARFDEEDQRYLEQFARMVTDSIDWSPILKG; translated from the coding sequence ATGTTTCACTTTGAAAAGATCGAAGGCGACCGCGCCTCACGATATGAACATCTGTTGAAACAGGTGGGCCACCTGGTGGAAGGCGAACGGGACATGGTGGCCAATCTGGCCAACACCGCATCCCTCTTGTATCTGTCTCTGGAGCAGGTAAACTGGGCGGGGTATTATCTCAACCGCGGTGACGAACTGGTGTTGGGGCCGTTTATGGGCAAACCGGCCTGTATCCGCATCCCGTTCGGCAAAGGTGTTTGTGGAACGGCAGCCTCGGAGCGCCGTACGCAACTGGTTCGGGATGTGTTGAAATTCCCCGGACACATTGCTTGCGATGCTGCCACCCGATCCGAAATCGTGGTGCCGATGTTCAAGGACGACCAACTGGTGGCCGTGTTGGATATCGACAGTCCGATTGAAGCCCGCTTTGATGAGGAGGACCAGCGATATCTGGAACAATTCGCCCGAATGGTCACGGACAGCATCGATTGGTCTCCGATCCTGAAAGGTTGA
- a CDS encoding NUDIX hydrolase, producing the protein MKKPYKIAAKAIIFDQGRVLVLRKSTEERSARDNHGWDFPGGGLEPEEPLMDALAREVREETGLQVKVVAPAYIYDEIQEEKHLIIIKFACHQPSGTLRLSAEHDSYHWIALDELDTAPFPEWMKEEIKRAHRVYTQFLTK; encoded by the coding sequence ATGAAAAAACCGTATAAAATCGCGGCCAAAGCGATCATTTTTGATCAGGGACGGGTGTTGGTGCTGCGAAAATCGACGGAGGAACGCAGTGCCAGAGACAATCACGGCTGGGATTTTCCCGGCGGTGGATTGGAACCCGAGGAACCGTTGATGGACGCATTGGCCAGAGAAGTACGGGAAGAAACAGGATTGCAGGTAAAAGTCGTCGCCCCCGCCTACATCTACGACGAGATTCAAGAGGAAAAGCATCTGATTATCATCAAGTTTGCTTGCCATCAACCAAGCGGAACACTCCGGTTGAGTGCCGAGCATGACAGCTACCATTGGATTGCGCTGGACGAATTGGACACGGCTCCGTTCCCCGAGTGGATGAAGGAGGAAATCAAACGGGCGCATCGGGTGTATACACAATTTCTCACAAAGTAG
- a CDS encoding PaaI family thioesterase translates to MMTREGLLQELQDLNEQEIQTIYKMVQALKRSRVSPLAYIEELMNFRSDGYDEKEGVYVYRMLVTEELKNRYKMLHGGITTTFIDTAMGSTVFQAFGIERRAVTLDLNVHFLAPAQDGWLTARTRVVKSGRTIIVMETKVTDDNGKLIATATGDFFRLA, encoded by the coding sequence ATGATGACAAGAGAAGGATTGTTGCAGGAGTTGCAAGATCTGAACGAACAGGAGATCCAAACGATCTACAAAATGGTGCAGGCACTCAAGCGTTCGCGGGTCAGTCCGCTGGCATATATTGAAGAACTGATGAATTTTCGATCGGATGGCTACGATGAAAAAGAGGGCGTCTATGTTTACCGGATGTTGGTAACCGAAGAGTTGAAAAACCGCTACAAAATGCTGCACGGGGGAATCACGACCACCTTTATCGACACTGCCATGGGTTCCACCGTGTTTCAGGCATTCGGTATCGAACGCCGCGCCGTGACACTGGATTTGAACGTGCATTTCCTTGCACCGGCTCAGGATGGTTGGTTGACTGCACGAACCCGAGTGGTGAAAAGCGGCCGGACCATCATCGTGATGGAAACAAAAGTGACGGATGACAACGGCAAACTGATCGCGACGGCGACCGGTGATTTCTTCAGATTGGCGTAG
- a CDS encoding class I SAM-dependent methyltransferase, protein MANEPRFNDLFDQWAEDYDLAVSGGHPEYIEVFEGYADILKTVVESLSLPKGSVVMEFGVGTGNLSRLLLEAGYRVIGIEPSYAMREKAKSKLPDLELYEGHFLQVPGGLPPVDGIVSTYAFHHLTDEEKDRALRDFARRLRPGGKIVFADTVFRDEATKRDMQQEAEKRGFHELAQDLKREYYPVVERLKSAFHQAGLTVRLKQLNRYVWLMVAERTEANPN, encoded by the coding sequence ATGGCGAACGAACCGCGTTTTAACGATTTGTTTGATCAATGGGCCGAGGATTACGATCTTGCCGTATCCGGTGGCCATCCAGAATATATCGAGGTATTTGAAGGATATGCCGACATTTTGAAAACAGTGGTGGAATCGCTCTCTCTCCCCAAAGGGAGTGTCGTGATGGAATTTGGTGTCGGTACGGGCAATTTGTCACGTTTGCTCCTGGAAGCCGGTTACCGTGTAATCGGGATCGAACCGTCTTATGCCATGCGGGAAAAAGCGAAAAGCAAACTGCCGGATCTGGAACTCTATGAGGGGCATTTCCTGCAGGTTCCGGGCGGTCTTCCGCCCGTGGACGGGATTGTCAGTACGTATGCGTTTCACCATCTGACGGATGAAGAAAAAGACCGGGCGCTTCGGGATTTTGCCCGCCGGCTCCGGCCAGGCGGGAAAATCGTGTTTGCCGATACCGTTTTTCGGGATGAAGCGACGAAACGGGACATGCAACAGGAAGCCGAGAAACGCGGATTTCATGAGCTCGCACAGGATTTGAAGCGAGAATATTATCCGGTGGTGGAACGTTTGAAGAGCGCTTTCCATCAGGCGGGTCTCACCGTTCGTCTGAAGCAGTTGAACCGGTATGTATGGCTGATGGTGGCTGAACGGACTGAAGCGAACCCGAACTGA